The Methylacidimicrobium sp. B4 genome contains a region encoding:
- a CDS encoding alpha-amylase/4-alpha-glucanotransferase domain-containing protein encodes MRLVWVVHFHQPLDNFPETFRRFLDRVCHPFLDALERHPRIRMGLHFSGGFLRHLEREDPGLLEKLGRIVSRNQVELLGGGFYEPILSMIPAADAAAQLQKTAAWLQERFQVLPRGAWLPESVWEPWFPDLLSEAGYDYVLLEDRLLERAGLEPAELCHPFLTSHLSAPILILPVASRLSAEIPFRPLRDIHASLVQLCHRPEPQMLILAQSAETYGFWPSTFHRFYEEAVLEEWLTYLENQSQRLIMETPGEASAGNWPAVFLSSGARTDLEGYALPPAASRSYFAVREDLSHRFDADRFFRFLHGGAWQEFFAKYSEANWMHNKMLAISRRIHSLPGAERFPAYDHLLAAQEHTPYWHALSGGLFANYLRDAVYRRLLQAEEELDQSAPPPATDRVDLDADRQPEVILRTSGCRAVVDPDYGGSLVELASRPSRYNVANTLRRYAKVYPEPPPMEPIEDWHRRHLFQEHFVPGETTLSQFEKESYIERGDFINLPYQILSLAEEGPMRRLLLEREGGIYLDQERRALRCRKLFELEEPDSLRVQYTITNESELPLDLHFVCEANYTFLSPDGSHRFISVGEDRLPCGLVFEREAIQSWELVDETQSLGWEWILPEGPSTLWHYPVYTIGYANGQFEHNYQGSALGIVWPLHLPSREKQVFTIFTRFRHLQG; translated from the coding sequence GTGCGGCTGGTTTGGGTCGTCCACTTTCACCAGCCCTTGGATAATTTTCCGGAAACCTTCCGCCGCTTCCTCGACCGGGTCTGCCACCCCTTTTTGGATGCCCTGGAGCGGCATCCACGGATTCGCATGGGCCTCCACTTTTCGGGCGGATTTCTCCGCCACCTCGAACGCGAAGACCCCGGACTCCTGGAAAAGCTTGGGAGAATCGTCTCCCGTAATCAAGTCGAGCTCCTGGGGGGGGGCTTCTACGAGCCGATCCTGAGCATGATTCCGGCTGCGGATGCTGCAGCACAGCTCCAAAAGACCGCGGCATGGCTCCAAGAGCGGTTTCAGGTTCTGCCCCGCGGGGCCTGGCTCCCCGAATCCGTCTGGGAGCCCTGGTTCCCGGACCTTCTCTCCGAAGCGGGCTACGATTATGTGCTGCTGGAAGACCGCCTGCTCGAAAGGGCCGGCCTCGAGCCGGCCGAGCTCTGCCATCCCTTTCTGACCAGCCACTTGTCCGCTCCGATCTTGATCTTGCCGGTCGCATCCCGGCTTTCTGCGGAGATCCCGTTTCGGCCGCTCAGGGATATCCACGCTTCGCTCGTCCAACTCTGCCATCGCCCCGAACCCCAAATGCTGATCCTGGCGCAGAGCGCCGAAACCTACGGATTCTGGCCATCGACCTTTCACCGCTTTTATGAGGAAGCCGTACTCGAGGAGTGGCTGACCTACCTCGAAAACCAGTCGCAACGCCTGATCATGGAGACGCCAGGCGAAGCGTCCGCCGGGAATTGGCCGGCGGTCTTCCTCTCGTCGGGCGCTCGCACCGACCTGGAAGGGTACGCGCTGCCTCCCGCCGCGAGCCGATCCTACTTTGCCGTACGGGAAGACCTTTCCCACCGTTTCGACGCCGATCGCTTCTTCCGTTTTCTCCACGGCGGCGCCTGGCAGGAGTTTTTCGCGAAGTATTCCGAAGCCAACTGGATGCACAACAAGATGCTCGCGATCAGCCGACGCATCCATAGCCTCCCCGGCGCAGAGAGATTCCCCGCTTATGACCACCTCCTCGCCGCGCAGGAACATACCCCGTATTGGCATGCGCTGAGCGGCGGGCTCTTTGCCAACTATCTGCGCGATGCGGTCTATCGCCGGCTTCTCCAGGCAGAAGAGGAGCTGGACCAGAGTGCCCCGCCTCCGGCAACGGATCGGGTCGACCTCGACGCCGATCGCCAGCCAGAAGTGATCCTGCGCACGAGTGGCTGCCGGGCCGTCGTTGACCCGGACTATGGCGGGTCGCTCGTGGAGCTGGCGTCCCGTCCCTCCCGCTACAACGTGGCGAATACCTTGCGCCGCTATGCCAAGGTCTATCCCGAGCCGCCCCCGATGGAGCCGATCGAGGACTGGCATCGGCGCCACCTCTTCCAGGAGCATTTCGTCCCCGGCGAAACGACCCTCTCCCAATTCGAGAAAGAGTCCTACATCGAGCGCGGGGACTTCATCAATCTCCCCTACCAGATCCTCTCGCTCGCAGAGGAGGGCCCGATGAGACGGCTATTGCTCGAACGGGAGGGAGGCATCTATCTCGACCAAGAGCGGAGGGCGCTCCGCTGCCGGAAGCTTTTCGAGCTCGAGGAGCCCGATTCCCTTCGGGTGCAATACACGATTACCAATGAAAGCGAGCTGCCGCTCGATCTTCACTTCGTCTGCGAGGCAAACTACACCTTCCTTTCCCCAGACGGGTCACATCGATTCATCTCCGTAGGGGAGGATCGGCTCCCCTGCGGGCTCGTTTTCGAGCGGGAGGCGATTCAGTCCTGGGAGCTCGTCGACGAAACGCAGTCGTTGGGGTGGGAGTGGATCCTGCCCGAAGGGCCGTCCACTCTCTGGCATTATCCCGTCTACACGATCGGGTATGCGAACGGCCAGTTCGAGCACAATTATCAGGGTTCGGCTCTCGGGATCGTCTGGCCTCTCCATCTGCCTTCAAGGGAAAAGCAAGTGTTTACGATTTTCACTCGGTTTCGGCATCTCCAAGGTTGA
- a CDS encoding type II toxin-antitoxin system RelE/ParE family toxin, whose amino-acid sequence MAWRVELSTLARKTLEKLDPPIARRILLFLHERVAPLDDPRGIGERLQGPRFGELWRYRVGDYRLIAKIEDGALRILVLLIGHRRNIYRKQP is encoded by the coding sequence ATGGCATGGAGGGTTGAGCTATCCACCCTGGCACGGAAAACTCTGGAGAAGCTCGACCCACCGATTGCCCGGCGCATCCTCCTTTTTCTTCACGAGCGTGTTGCACCACTCGACGATCCGCGAGGCATAGGGGAGCGCCTCCAAGGTCCCCGCTTCGGAGAGCTTTGGCGCTATCGAGTAGGCGATTACCGCCTGATCGCAAAGATCGAGGATGGCGCTTTACGTATTCTTGTCCTTCTCATCGGTCACCGCCGCAACATCTACCGGAAGCAGCCCTGA
- a CDS encoding ribbon-helix-helix protein, CopG family, whose amino-acid sequence MPLSVRLPGDLESRLQNLADRTGRSKTYYVIEAIREYIEVMEDIYLAEGEIEAMRAGRSEALPLEEVMKHYGMEG is encoded by the coding sequence ATGCCTTTATCCGTCCGCCTCCCAGGTGATCTTGAGTCTCGACTGCAAAACCTCGCCGATAGGACTGGCCGCAGCAAAACCTATTATGTGATCGAAGCCATTCGAGAATACATCGAGGTTATGGAGGATATCTACTTGGCGGAAGGAGAGATCGAGGCGATGCGCGCAGGGAGGTCAGAAGCTCTGCCACTGGAAGAAGTGATGAAACATTATGGCATGGAGGGTTGA
- a CDS encoding cytochrome c oxidase subunit II — protein sequence MVFALLLELSGISRCMSEHGRQIDEFIEAILWFSLILFIIWFGFFVYALVRFRADKSPRASYEGLKAAWPKHLEWTIIFAEMVLLFGFSVPLWGNRVLNPPGPGEAVTLEAVAQQFGWIFHYPGPDGRMGRRDMRLADAMNPIGLDKTDPASKDDIITMNEMHVPVGRPVLIYLGSRDVVHNYYVIQMRIQRDAIPGLTIPMWFTPTHTGRFEIACGQLCGVGHFAMKGFLVVDTPSDYEAWLKQMGQLSQTKPPVGGTSMAGR from the coding sequence ATGGTGTTCGCACTTCTTCTTGAGCTGAGTGGCATCTCGCGCTGCATGTCCGAGCATGGACGGCAGATCGATGAATTCATCGAGGCCATCCTCTGGTTCTCGCTGATTCTCTTCATCATCTGGTTCGGCTTTTTTGTCTATGCACTCGTGCGCTTTCGCGCCGACAAGAGCCCGAGGGCGAGCTACGAGGGGCTGAAGGCCGCTTGGCCCAAGCATCTGGAGTGGACGATCATTTTCGCGGAAATGGTGCTGCTCTTCGGATTTTCGGTTCCGCTTTGGGGAAACCGTGTGCTCAACCCGCCAGGGCCGGGAGAGGCGGTGACCCTCGAAGCGGTGGCCCAACAATTCGGCTGGATCTTCCACTATCCTGGGCCCGATGGGAGGATGGGCCGCCGGGACATGCGCTTGGCGGATGCGATGAATCCGATCGGGCTGGACAAGACTGACCCGGCTTCCAAGGACGACATCATCACGATGAACGAGATGCACGTGCCGGTCGGCAGGCCGGTTCTCATCTACCTGGGCTCCCGCGACGTGGTACACAACTACTACGTGATCCAGATGCGGATTCAGCGTGACGCCATCCCTGGGCTGACGATTCCGATGTGGTTCACTCCGACGCATACGGGCCGCTTCGAGATCGCCTGTGGCCAGCTTTGCGGCGTCGGCCATTTTGCGATGAAGGGCTTTCTCGTCGTCGACACACCGAGCGACTACGAGGCATGGCTCAAGCAGATGGGGCAGCTTTCGCAGACCAAGCCTCCTGTCGGCGGAACCTCAATGGCTGGGCGGTAG
- a CDS encoding cytochrome C oxidase subunit IV family protein, with protein MNEETHEPTKQIPAYVKVFGLLLVLAVINVAASYLPLGSGNLGVGLLIAGTQAILALGILMHFFSEKKTVHYLMGLAVVFVAVLLVLFLCCYVDQLNSVK; from the coding sequence ATGAACGAAGAAACCCATGAGCCAACGAAGCAGATCCCTGCGTACGTGAAGGTCTTCGGGCTGCTTCTGGTCCTCGCCGTAATCAATGTGGCGGCCTCCTATCTTCCTCTCGGCAGCGGAAACCTGGGGGTGGGCCTTCTGATCGCGGGAACGCAGGCGATTTTGGCGCTCGGCATCCTGATGCATTTCTTCTCCGAAAAGAAGACCGTCCACTACCTCATGGGACTTGCGGTTGTTTTCGTTGCGGTGTTACTTGTCCTGTTTCTTTGCTGCTACGTGGATCAGTTGAACTCGGTGAAGTAA
- a CDS encoding cytochrome c oxidase subunit 3 — protein sequence MEMEIPYTVTARPDTGAYNAKIGIWLFLASEVMLFGGLFSAYIFLRMGATHWPHHLLNVPMGLFNTFVLITSSITMVMAWTALKMRQFQSYRRWLGATLVCGVLFLGVKSLEYKDKFHHYGVILNNGQEITGHLEMTPEEAMKSNVLRILPDAEDAGSFGYQLQSIFGRPAAAGEEKVLEIPKSDIQWWSNFTPRYSTYLATYFTMTGLHGLHIIGGLLVLGFFWGPGAKLYRTNPEHLANRVEVAGLFWHFVDLVWIFLFPTLYLL from the coding sequence ATGGAAATGGAAATTCCCTACACCGTTACGGCGCGCCCCGATACGGGCGCCTACAATGCGAAGATCGGCATCTGGCTCTTCCTCGCCTCCGAAGTCATGTTGTTCGGAGGACTCTTTTCCGCCTACATCTTCCTGCGCATGGGGGCGACCCATTGGCCGCACCACCTGCTGAACGTGCCGATGGGGCTCTTCAACACCTTCGTCCTGATCACCTCGAGCATCACCATGGTGATGGCGTGGACCGCTCTCAAGATGCGCCAGTTCCAGAGCTACCGGCGATGGCTCGGCGCGACGCTCGTCTGCGGTGTCCTCTTCCTCGGTGTGAAGTCGCTGGAGTACAAGGACAAGTTTCATCACTACGGGGTCATCCTCAACAACGGTCAGGAGATCACGGGACACCTGGAAATGACCCCGGAGGAAGCGATGAAGAGCAATGTCCTTCGTATCCTCCCGGACGCGGAGGATGCGGGAAGCTTCGGCTACCAGCTACAGTCGATCTTCGGACGCCCGGCCGCCGCCGGAGAAGAGAAGGTGCTGGAGATTCCGAAGAGCGACATCCAGTGGTGGTCGAATTTTACTCCTCGCTACAGCACCTACCTCGCCACCTACTTTACGATGACCGGGCTTCATGGCCTCCACATCATTGGTGGATTGCTGGTTCTCGGCTTCTTCTGGGGGCCGGGAGCAAAGCTCTATCGAACCAACCCGGAACATCTGGCCAACCGCGTTGAAGTCGCGGGACTATTCTGGCATTTCGTCGACTTGGTGTGGATCTTTCTCTTTCCCACCCTCTACTTGCTCTAG
- a CDS encoding cbb3-type cytochrome c oxidase subunit I gives MAPSHGAGHHEHHPELSWWRRYVFSTDHKVIGIQYMITSLLVALFGFGLMVVMRWQLSFPGKPVPVIGPLLTAVFGANLAPGGVMTPNLYNSFGAIHGTMMIFMAIVPALFAGFGNFVVPLQIGAPDMTFPRLNMASFWTFFVGVLIMLGSFLVPGGAAKSGWTSYPPLANVSDTGMGFEPILNGQTLWLIGMAFNITGSLLGSVNIIATIIQLRAPGLQWMRLPVFVWSELVTAFLLLLAFPPLESAAVMQLMDRLFGTSFFSPDGLVVGGRHWPVSGGGSALLWQHLFWFLGHPEVYVQILPTMGIVGEVIANNTRKPLWSYKIFVYSLLSIGFLSMVVWAHHMYMTGMGQSITTFFQIFTTVISIPSVLLGTVLLLSLWGGSIRLPVPMLFALAWLPMFGIGGLTGLPLGWTASDMVLHDTYYVIGHFHYMMAPASIMGLFAGLYYWFPKATGRMMNEFWGKVHFWMTIIFFNGVFFPMLIQGFAGVHRRWYDGGAGWQMAQPVLWLNQVMSVSAWILAIGQIPFIINFFWSIWRGKKVTSDNPWQANTLEWAAPTPPGHGNFTHPIAVYRGPYEYSVPGAAHDYLPQWVEEEAKVPEAKLSTV, from the coding sequence ATGGCTCCTTCCCACGGAGCCGGCCATCACGAGCACCATCCCGAGCTTTCCTGGTGGAGGCGCTATGTCTTCTCGACGGATCACAAGGTGATCGGGATTCAGTACATGATCACCTCGCTCCTGGTCGCCCTCTTCGGCTTTGGCTTGATGGTCGTGATGCGCTGGCAGCTCTCCTTCCCGGGGAAGCCCGTGCCGGTGATCGGCCCCCTCTTGACGGCTGTCTTTGGGGCCAACCTCGCTCCCGGCGGAGTGATGACCCCTAACCTGTACAACTCGTTCGGGGCGATCCACGGGACGATGATGATCTTCATGGCGATCGTCCCTGCGCTCTTTGCGGGGTTCGGGAATTTCGTCGTTCCCCTGCAGATCGGGGCTCCGGATATGACCTTTCCCCGCCTCAACATGGCGAGCTTCTGGACCTTCTTCGTAGGTGTGTTGATCATGCTTGGAAGTTTTCTCGTGCCCGGAGGGGCGGCGAAGTCGGGTTGGACCTCCTATCCGCCTCTGGCCAACGTCTCCGACACGGGAATGGGCTTCGAGCCCATTCTCAACGGCCAGACTCTCTGGCTGATCGGCATGGCCTTCAACATCACCGGTTCGCTGCTCGGCTCGGTCAACATCATCGCCACGATCATTCAGCTTCGCGCCCCAGGCCTCCAGTGGATGCGACTTCCGGTCTTCGTCTGGTCGGAGCTGGTCACCGCCTTTCTCCTGCTCCTGGCCTTTCCCCCTCTCGAATCCGCAGCGGTGATGCAGCTCATGGACCGGCTCTTCGGAACAAGCTTCTTCTCGCCCGATGGCCTCGTCGTGGGAGGGCGCCACTGGCCGGTGAGCGGGGGCGGCTCCGCCCTGCTCTGGCAGCATCTTTTCTGGTTCCTTGGGCATCCGGAGGTCTACGTCCAGATCCTGCCCACCATGGGGATCGTCGGCGAGGTGATCGCCAACAACACCCGGAAGCCGCTGTGGAGCTATAAGATCTTCGTCTACTCACTGCTTTCGATCGGCTTCCTCTCGATGGTCGTCTGGGCCCATCATATGTATATGACGGGCATGGGACAGAGCATCACCACCTTCTTCCAGATCTTCACTACGGTCATTTCGATCCCGTCGGTCCTGCTGGGGACCGTGCTCCTTCTCTCTCTTTGGGGCGGATCGATCCGGCTCCCGGTGCCCATGCTCTTCGCCCTCGCGTGGCTGCCGATGTTCGGCATCGGCGGATTGACCGGCCTGCCGCTCGGCTGGACAGCGTCGGATATGGTGCTCCATGACACCTACTACGTGATCGGCCATTTCCACTATATGATGGCTCCCGCCTCAATCATGGGCCTCTTTGCTGGGCTCTACTACTGGTTCCCCAAGGCGACCGGGCGGATGATGAACGAATTCTGGGGGAAGGTGCACTTCTGGATGACCATCATCTTTTTCAACGGCGTTTTCTTCCCGATGCTGATCCAGGGATTCGCGGGAGTCCACCGGCGATGGTACGACGGTGGCGCGGGCTGGCAGATGGCGCAACCGGTTCTCTGGCTCAACCAGGTGATGTCCGTTTCAGCCTGGATTCTTGCGATTGGACAGATTCCATTCATCATCAATTTCTTCTGGAGCATCTGGCGCGGAAAGAAGGTGACGTCCGATAACCCCTGGCAAGCGAACACGCTCGAATGGGCGGCCCCGACCCCGCCCGGGCATGGGAACTTCACCCATCCGATCGCCGTCTATCGCGGACCCTATGAGTACAGCGTCCCCGGTGCGGCGCATGACTACCTCCCTCAATGGGTGGAGGAAGAGGCGAAGGTTCCCGAGGCCAAGCTTTCAACCGTCTAA
- a CDS encoding cytochrome c, producing the protein MNQEVEPEKRGPGDRPRDQIPCSFVVFATIVMLFAIAYFLRYTGGFRWDVYDASGILAGLPSAPSAHEAEATASGGAAAKAPALDPAALGREQYQANCAACHQPNGQGMAGQFPPVAGSEWVSGDPRVLTAILIGGLQGPVTVAGAEYNGMMPAWKTVLTDEKIAAILTFLRQSWGNHASAIDEEAVRAVRAECGSHSGPWKVDELGSLSGAKAEKKDQ; encoded by the coding sequence ATGAATCAGGAAGTCGAACCGGAAAAGCGCGGGCCGGGAGATCGGCCTCGGGACCAAATCCCCTGCTCGTTCGTCGTCTTTGCGACGATCGTGATGCTCTTCGCGATCGCCTACTTCCTTCGATACACTGGCGGATTTCGCTGGGACGTCTATGACGCCAGCGGGATCCTTGCCGGCCTGCCCTCAGCGCCTTCGGCGCATGAGGCGGAGGCGACCGCCTCGGGGGGAGCGGCGGCCAAAGCCCCGGCTCTCGATCCAGCAGCGCTCGGCCGAGAGCAGTACCAAGCCAATTGCGCTGCCTGCCATCAACCCAACGGCCAGGGAATGGCCGGCCAGTTTCCCCCAGTCGCCGGTTCGGAATGGGTAAGCGGAGACCCTCGAGTCCTCACGGCGATCCTGATTGGGGGGCTGCAGGGGCCGGTCACGGTCGCGGGAGCCGAGTACAACGGGATGATGCCCGCCTGGAAAACCGTGCTGACTGACGAGAAGATCGCGGCGATCCTGACCTTCCTGCGTCAATCCTGGGGGAATCATGCCTCGGCCATCGACGAAGAAGCGGTGAGGGCGGTCCGAGCCGAATGCGGGAGCCATTCCGGGCCATGGAAGGTCGACGAGCTTGGGTCCCTCTCCGGAGCGAAGGCGGAAAAGAAGGACCAGTAG
- a CDS encoding cbb3-type cytochrome c oxidase subunit II, translated as MTEPKRLLLGILLATGAGWVLLVWMPLTKLGPAGPGGAPFGRAAIGGEIYAANGCASCHTQVVRPANLGSDIARGWGTHRTTPSEYREEHIVPLGVLRLGPDLANVGERRTDARWYYRLLYDPRTIFPGSLMPSYRYLYARVPLLGTPLPDALPLSGRDAPPHGFQVIPRPEARALVAYLLSLKRASSVENDHAQ; from the coding sequence GTGACCGAACCGAAACGTCTGCTCCTCGGGATCCTGCTGGCGACCGGAGCGGGATGGGTTCTTCTCGTCTGGATGCCCCTGACGAAGCTCGGGCCGGCCGGACCCGGCGGAGCGCCCTTCGGGCGAGCGGCCATCGGCGGCGAAATCTATGCGGCCAACGGCTGTGCTTCCTGCCACACGCAGGTCGTTCGCCCAGCGAACCTCGGGTCGGATATCGCCCGGGGCTGGGGCACGCACCGGACGACGCCGTCCGAGTATCGGGAGGAGCATATCGTGCCGCTAGGCGTGCTCCGCCTGGGGCCCGACCTCGCCAACGTGGGAGAGCGTCGCACCGACGCCCGTTGGTATTACCGTTTACTCTATGATCCACGAACAATCTTTCCGGGCTCGCTGATGCCGTCCTACCGGTACCTGTACGCGCGCGTCCCGCTGCTCGGGACGCCACTGCCCGATGCCTTGCCCCTTTCGGGCCGCGATGCACCGCCGCATGGATTTCAAGTCATACCCAGGCCAGAGGCGAGGGCGCTCGTCGCCTATCTTCTTTCCCTCAAGCGAGCATCGTCGGTGGAGAACGATCACGCCCAATGA
- a CDS encoding cbb3-type cytochrome c oxidase subunit I — protein sequence MAEASESEEMPVRAGTGDEGSPLRVPVLGLVAPAAVWLWVASILALLGSLKLVDPRFLGTWGWLTFGRISPAAFLSFVYGFGIPMGLCAVLWAVTKGGRLSLPGGRWFLASSFLWNLGLWSGITGVLAGESRSLSWLGLPTFSLPSLGMAYLLSAGWLVALLVRRWEEGSLASRFLLLGLVWIPWGGGAAALWLHDPAVRGVAIGSLEWWFNDGLLYAGLGAFALGTVLLLLPSLLGRPAAFGGLGRRAFWAWVLFANLAGMAHLVGGPFPLWMVSSGVSSRFLLWVAAVAIGLGFWEAARRAPVEGKQWDAGWHFLRFGMGAFLVAAGLGAVLALPAWSRYVHYTVLEEAQLTLFLYGFLGMTFFALLYTILPRVLGRSWPSVGLAKAHFLLSSYGISFLTGLLAIGGLFQGVALDNAEVPIHEVILSLLPFLRSAAGPATALLAAHAVFGLHLLWLLVESGSNRREGEKAALPGVAMEGARTP from the coding sequence ATGGCAGAAGCTTCTGAATCCGAGGAGATGCCGGTAAGGGCTGGAACCGGGGACGAGGGATCGCCCTTGCGCGTCCCCGTCCTTGGGCTGGTTGCCCCGGCGGCCGTCTGGCTCTGGGTAGCGAGCATTCTGGCGCTGCTCGGCAGCCTCAAGCTCGTCGATCCCCGATTTTTGGGCACCTGGGGTTGGCTCACCTTCGGACGGATCAGCCCGGCGGCTTTCCTGAGCTTCGTCTACGGATTCGGCATCCCCATGGGGCTCTGTGCGGTTCTTTGGGCCGTTACGAAGGGAGGGAGGCTTTCTCTTCCCGGCGGACGCTGGTTTCTCGCCTCGTCCTTCCTCTGGAATTTGGGATTGTGGAGCGGGATCACCGGAGTGTTGGCCGGGGAAAGTCGTTCTCTCTCCTGGCTTGGATTGCCGACATTCTCCCTGCCTTCGCTCGGGATGGCCTATCTCCTTTCCGCGGGGTGGCTCGTCGCCCTCCTGGTGCGCCGGTGGGAGGAGGGTTCGCTCGCATCGCGATTCCTGCTTCTGGGACTTGTCTGGATTCCGTGGGGTGGAGGAGCGGCGGCACTCTGGTTGCACGATCCGGCGGTGCGCGGGGTGGCCATTGGATCGCTCGAATGGTGGTTCAATGACGGCCTCCTCTATGCAGGGTTGGGGGCGTTCGCTCTCGGGACCGTGCTCCTCCTCCTTCCCAGCTTGCTCGGCCGACCGGCGGCCTTCGGAGGGCTGGGCCGCCGGGCTTTCTGGGCTTGGGTGCTCTTTGCGAATCTTGCCGGAATGGCCCATCTGGTGGGCGGACCCTTCCCCCTCTGGATGGTTTCGTCGGGCGTCTCCTCCCGCTTCCTGCTCTGGGTGGCGGCGGTGGCGATCGGATTGGGATTTTGGGAGGCGGCTCGCAGAGCGCCGGTGGAAGGGAAGCAGTGGGATGCCGGCTGGCATTTCCTGCGATTCGGCATGGGCGCCTTCCTGGTGGCCGCCGGGCTCGGTGCGGTGCTGGCCCTGCCGGCATGGAGCCGCTACGTGCACTACACCGTCCTGGAAGAAGCGCAGTTGACGCTCTTCCTGTACGGCTTTTTGGGCATGACCTTCTTTGCTCTGCTCTACACCATCTTGCCGCGAGTGCTCGGCCGTTCCTGGCCATCCGTGGGATTGGCGAAGGCGCACTTCCTGCTCAGCAGCTATGGAATCAGCTTCCTGACCGGCCTGCTCGCCATCGGTGGGCTTTTCCAAGGGGTTGCGCTCGATAATGCCGAGGTTCCGATCCATGAGGTGATCCTTTCGCTTCTCCCTTTCCTGCGTAGCGCGGCTGGCCCGGCGACGGCCCTGTTGGCGGCTCACGCGGTCTTCGGGCTCCATCTTCTTTGGCTCCTCGTGGAAAGCGGGTCGAATCGACGCGAGGGAGAGAAGGCAGCGCTGCCGGGTGTAGCGATGGAAGGAGCGCGGACGCCGTGA
- a CDS encoding cytochrome c, translating into MRTFLLFLACLVFAVVSVTGFRGTKTTRNPIEIFPDMVRQAKVKEQAPSLFFPDRRASRYPVTGTVPTSDPVDQPYLNTGMIGDYWGDGIPISVTAETLKKGKERFEIFCSACHGAAGSGNGIATQYGLVGVPNYHSDHTRQMPDGQIFYVITHGQGLMLGYGANLSVEERWTVVAYIRALQLSQNATLADVPIAERPELEGK; encoded by the coding sequence ATGCGTACCTTCCTCTTGTTCCTCGCCTGCCTTGTGTTTGCGGTGGTCAGCGTCACGGGATTCCGCGGTACCAAGACGACGCGCAACCCCATCGAAATTTTTCCCGACATGGTGCGACAGGCCAAAGTGAAGGAGCAGGCTCCCAGCCTCTTCTTTCCCGATCGCCGGGCAAGCCGCTACCCCGTAACGGGGACGGTTCCGACGAGCGATCCGGTCGATCAGCCCTACCTGAACACCGGGATGATCGGAGATTACTGGGGGGATGGGATCCCTATTTCCGTGACCGCCGAAACGCTCAAGAAGGGGAAGGAACGGTTTGAAATCTTTTGCAGCGCCTGTCACGGAGCGGCGGGATCGGGAAACGGCATTGCGACCCAGTACGGCCTTGTCGGAGTGCCCAACTACCATTCGGATCACACCCGGCAGATGCCGGACGGTCAGATCTTCTACGTCATCACCCACGGACAGGGGCTGATGCTGGGATACGGAGCCAACCTGAGCGTGGAAGAGCGCTGGACCGTCGTCGCCTACATCCGGGCCTTGCAGCTCAGTCAAAATGCGACGCTTGCGGACGTCCCGATTGCGGAGCGGCCGGAGCTGGAGGGGAAATAG